From a single Rutidosis leptorrhynchoides isolate AG116_Rl617_1_P2 chromosome 5, CSIRO_AGI_Rlap_v1, whole genome shotgun sequence genomic region:
- the LOC139850673 gene encoding NAC transcription factor 32-like, with amino-acid sequence MTCDNDLQLPPGFRFHPTDEELVMHYLCRKCASQSISVPIIAEIDLYKFDPWQLPDMALYGEKEWYFFSPRDRKYPNGSRPNRAAGTGYWKATGADKPIGKPKPVGIKKALVFYAGKAPRGVKTNWIMHEYRLANVDRSAGKRNNNLRLDDWVLCRIYNKKGTLEKHYVTDNINNNNNNDNINSIQDSSFSEMEVETKPNITAYKPVVQRQPLPESSVRHHVMNDVFHFDTSESVPTLHTDSSPEPEREVESDRKLNELQFNYIDPFPDDAFTPQSQYYGDYNQLSPLQDMFMYTPKPFQM; translated from the exons ATGACTTGCGATAACGATTTACAGTTACCTCCAGGGTTTCGATTTCACCCGACCGATGAAGAACTCGTTATGCACTACTTATGTAGAAAATGCGCTTCTCAATCGATCTCCGTTCCTATTATTGCGGAAATCGATTTATACAAGTTCGATCCCTGGCAACTTCCTG ATATGGCTTTGTACGGAGAAAAGGAATGGTACTTCTTTTCACCTAGAGACCGTAAATATCCGAATGGATCGAGACCGAATCGAGCTGCCGGAACCGGTTACTGGAAGGCAACCGGAGCTGATAAACCGATCGGTAAACCAAAACCGGTCGGAATTAAAAAAGCGTTGGTGTTTTACGCGGGAAAAGCCCCTAGAGGTGTGAAAACTAATTGGATCATGCACGAATATCGCCTTGCTAACGTCGATCGCTCTGCTGGCAAACGAAATAACAATCTTAGG TTAGATGATTGGGTGCTGTGTCGAATATACAACAAAAAAGGAACCCTAGAGAAACATTATGTGAcggataatattaacaataataataataatgataatattaatagtatccaGGACAGTTCATTTTCAGAAATGGAAGTCGAAACGAAACCGAATATTACGGCGTATAAACCGGTGGTACAACGGCAACCGCTACCGGAGTCATCAGTACGGCATCACGTGATGAACGATGTGTTCCATTTCGATACGTCGGAATCGGTTCCTACTTTGCATACGGATTCGAGTCCAGAACCGGAAAGAGAAGTTGAAAGTGATCGTAAACTAAACGAATTGCAGTTTAATTACATCGATCCGTTTCCGGATGACGCTTTTACGCCACAATCGCAATATTATGGTGACTATAATCAGTTGTCTCCTTTGCAAGATATGTTCATGTACACGCCCAAGCCATTTCAAATGTGA